The following is a genomic window from Bacillus sp. V2I10.
CGCCTACTTGCTCAAGGCCAAGTTCGTCTGTGTTAGCACGGCGACCAACTGTTACTAACAAGTAATCAGCTTCAACTGTCTGCTCTTCGCCTTTTACTTCAAATGTTACTTTTACGCCGTTTTCTGTTTCTTCAACAGATTTAGCTTTAGCTTTTGTATGGATTTCAACGTTGCCCTTTTTCTTAAGGTTGCGTTTTACTAGTGAGCTCATTTGCTTTTCAAAGCCCATTAAGATCTCATCCATTGCTTCAATGAATACGACTTCAGAACCGAAGTTTGCGTAAGCTGTTCCAAGCTCAGTGCCTATGTAGCCTGCACCAATAACAACAATTTTCTTAGGAATTTCATTTAAGTTTAGCGCGCCTGTTGAATCTAAAACGCGTTTAGAATATTTGAATCCTGGAATTTCAATCGGACGTGAACCTGTAGCGATGATTGCATTTTTGAATTTATAAGTTTGAGATGAATTATCATCCATTACTTTAATAGATTCGCTGTCTACAAAATAAGCTTCGCCGCGAACGATTTCAACTTTGTTGCCTTTAAGAAGTCCTTCAACACCGCCGACAAGCTTTTTCACTACGCCAGCTTTGAATTCTTGAACTTTCGTAAAATCAACTGTTACGTTTTCAGCTTTGATTCCCATATCTTCAGAATGCTTAGCATTCTCAAAACGGTGACCGGCAGCGATTAACGCTTTAGAAGGAATACATCCAACGTTTAAGCAAACGCC
Proteins encoded in this region:
- the lpdA gene encoding dihydrolipoyl dehydrogenase, whose product is MVVGDFPIETDTLVIGAGPGGYVAAIRAAQLGQKVTIVEKANLGGVCLNVGCIPSKALIAAGHRFENAKHSEDMGIKAENVTVDFTKVQEFKAGVVKKLVGGVEGLLKGNKVEIVRGEAYFVDSESIKVMDDNSSQTYKFKNAIIATGSRPIEIPGFKYSKRVLDSTGALNLNEIPKKIVVIGAGYIGTELGTAYANFGSEVVFIEAMDEILMGFEKQMSSLVKRNLKKKGNVEIHTKAKAKSVEETENGVKVTFEVKGEEQTVEADYLLVTVGRRANTDELGLEQVGVEMSDRGVIKIDKQCRTSVTNIFAIGDIVEGPPLAHKASYEGKIAAEVIAGEHAEIDYLGIPAVVFSEPELASVGYTEAQAKEEGIEVVAAKFPFAANGRALSLNQTDGFLKLVTRKEDGLVIGAQIAGAAASDMISELSLAIEAGMTAEDIAMTIHAHPTLGEITMEAAEVAIGSPIHIVK